The following coding sequences are from one Rhodobiaceae bacterium window:
- a CDS encoding glyoxalase-like domain protein, whose product MIDTIDHISIAVRDLGTAKSTYTRILGREPSWEGEHPGLGSSNLIYRLRNTYLEFVAATGEGQFADMIRTKLDDEGEGLMGLVFGTVNADTCVRHLKAAGLNPTDPIPGGAKDAEGNERSWRNVMLAPEETGGLFVFVIEQADRLAIPLSPTAEGVNGRAAVDAVDHVVVNTPRPDELIAFFEGQLGLRLALDHTIEKWGVRQLFFRVGNVTLEVVTPTAKDEVPEKDSLWGIAYRAPDLALMQERLTKTGVAVSEVRTGRKKGTLVATVKPETHGIPTLLIGQDPAA is encoded by the coding sequence ATGATTGACACGATTGACCACATTAGCATCGCCGTGCGGGACCTTGGCACCGCCAAATCCACCTATACACGTATTCTGGGGCGCGAACCGTCCTGGGAGGGAGAGCATCCGGGACTTGGCTCTTCAAATCTCATCTATCGTCTCAGAAACACCTATCTGGAGTTTGTGGCCGCGACCGGCGAGGGCCAATTCGCAGACATGATCCGCACAAAACTGGACGATGAGGGCGAGGGGCTGATGGGGCTCGTCTTTGGCACCGTGAATGCAGACACCTGTGTCCGTCACCTGAAAGCAGCGGGCCTCAATCCAACAGATCCCATTCCAGGCGGCGCAAAAGACGCGGAAGGGAATGAACGCTCCTGGCGGAATGTCATGCTGGCGCCAGAGGAGACCGGCGGCCTCTTCGTGTTTGTTATTGAGCAGGCAGACCGGCTTGCGATCCCCTTGTCCCCAACTGCTGAGGGTGTAAACGGACGCGCCGCAGTGGATGCAGTGGACCATGTGGTGGTCAACACGCCGAGGCCCGATGAGCTCATCGCCTTCTTTGAGGGGCAATTGGGTTTGCGTCTTGCGCTCGACCATACGATTGAAAAATGGGGCGTGCGGCAACTCTTCTTCCGTGTGGGCAATGTCACGCTTGAAGTTGTGACCCCGACCGCAAAGGATGAAGTGCCGGAGAAAGACAGTCTTTGGGGCATTGCCTATCGCGCACCGGACTTGGCCCTCATGCAGGAGCGCCTCACCAAAACAGGGGTGGCTGTTTCAGAAGTGCGAACTGGCCGGAAGAAGGGAACGCTTGTGGCAACGGTGAAGCCGGAGACCCACGGCATCCCGACCTTGTTGATTGGGCAAGATCCGGCTGCTTAA